In one Mesorhizobium australicum genomic region, the following are encoded:
- the araD gene encoding L-arabinonate dehydratase encodes MTFRKAEWPRKLRSQHWYGGTSRDTIYHRGWLKNQGYPHDLFDGRPVIGILNTWSDLTPCNGHLRELAEKVKAGVWEAGGFPVEVPVFSASENTFRPTAMMFRNLASLAVEEQMRGQPIDGAVLMVGCDKTTPSLLMGAASTDIPSIVVTGGPMLNGYFRGERVGSGTHLWKFSEAVKAGEMTQAEFLEAEASMSRSTGTCNTMGTASTMASMAEALGMALSGNAAIPAVDSRRRVMAQMTGRRIVQMVKDDLKPSDILTKEAFENAIRTNAAIGGSTNAVIHLLAIAGRVGVDLTLEDWDRCGRDVPTIVNLMPSGKYLMEEFFYAGGLPVVLKRLGEAGLLHRDALTVSGETMWDEVKDVVNWNDDVILPAEQALTQSGGIVVVKGNLAPKGAVLKPSAATPELMVHRGRAVVFEDIDDYKAKIEDEALDIDETCVMVLKNCGPKGYPGMAEVGNMGLPPKVLRKGITDMVRISDARMSGTAYGTVVLHTSPEAAAGGPLAVVRDGDMISLDVPNRSLTLEISDEELAARLAAWTPSHETPASGYAWLHQAHVEGADTGADLDFLKGCRGREVGKDSH; translated from the coding sequence ATGACGTTCCGCAAGGCCGAATGGCCGCGCAAGCTGAGGTCGCAGCACTGGTACGGCGGCACCTCGCGCGACACGATCTATCACCGCGGCTGGCTGAAGAACCAGGGCTACCCGCACGACCTGTTCGACGGCAGGCCGGTGATCGGCATCCTCAACACCTGGTCGGATCTGACCCCCTGCAACGGCCATCTGCGCGAACTCGCCGAGAAGGTGAAGGCCGGCGTGTGGGAGGCGGGCGGTTTCCCGGTCGAGGTGCCTGTCTTCTCGGCATCGGAGAACACGTTCCGGCCGACGGCGATGATGTTCCGCAACCTCGCCTCGCTCGCGGTCGAGGAGCAGATGCGCGGCCAGCCGATCGACGGCGCGGTGCTGATGGTGGGTTGCGACAAGACCACGCCGTCGCTGCTGATGGGGGCAGCCTCGACCGACATCCCCTCCATCGTCGTCACCGGCGGGCCGATGCTCAACGGCTACTTCCGCGGCGAGCGCGTCGGCTCCGGCACGCATCTGTGGAAGTTCTCGGAAGCCGTGAAGGCCGGCGAGATGACGCAGGCCGAGTTCCTCGAGGCGGAAGCCTCGATGAGCCGCTCGACGGGCACCTGCAACACGATGGGCACCGCCTCGACCATGGCCTCGATGGCGGAGGCGCTGGGCATGGCGCTGTCGGGCAACGCGGCCATTCCCGCCGTCGACTCGCGCCGCCGGGTGATGGCGCAGATGACCGGCCGCCGCATCGTCCAGATGGTGAAGGACGATCTGAAGCCCTCCGACATCCTGACCAAGGAGGCGTTCGAGAACGCCATCCGCACCAATGCGGCGATCGGCGGCTCGACCAATGCGGTGATCCACCTTCTGGCGATCGCCGGCCGCGTCGGCGTGGACCTGACGCTGGAGGACTGGGACCGCTGCGGCCGCGACGTGCCGACCATCGTCAACCTGATGCCGTCGGGCAAATATCTGATGGAGGAGTTCTTCTACGCAGGCGGCCTGCCGGTCGTGCTCAAGCGGCTCGGCGAGGCGGGGCTGCTGCACAGGGACGCGCTGACCGTCTCCGGCGAGACGATGTGGGACGAGGTGAAGGACGTCGTCAACTGGAACGACGACGTCATCCTGCCGGCGGAGCAGGCGCTGACGCAGTCGGGCGGGATCGTGGTGGTGAAGGGCAACCTCGCGCCGAAGGGGGCTGTGCTGAAACCGTCGGCGGCGACGCCGGAGCTGATGGTCCACCGCGGCCGCGCGGTCGTGTTCGAGGACATCGACGACTACAAGGCGAAGATCGAGGACGAGGCGCTCGACATCGACGAGACCTGCGTGATGGTGCTGAAGAACTGCGGGCCGAAGGGCTATCCCGGCATGGCGGAGGTGGGCAATATGGGCCTGCCGCCGAAAGTGCTGCGCAAGGGCATCACCGACATGGTGCGCATCTCCGACGCCCGCATGTCGGGCACCGCCTACGGGACGGTGGTGCTGCATACCTCGCCGGAGGCGGCGGCCGGCGGGCCGCTGGCGGTGGTGCGCGACGGCGACATGATTTCGCTCGACGTGCCGAACCGCTCGCTGACGTTGGAGATTTCCGACGAAGAACTCGCCGCGCGGCTGGCCGCCTGGACGCCCTCGCACGAGACGCCGGCCTCGGGCTACGCCTGGCTGCATCAGGCGCATGTGGAAGGTGCCGACACCGGCGCGGATCTCGATTTCCTGAAGGGGTGCCGCGGTCGCGAAGTCGGCAAGGATTCGCACTGA
- the ccoS gene encoding cbb3-type cytochrome oxidase assembly protein CcoS — MSTLLYLIPVALFLGGLALVAFLWALRSGQYEDLDGAGERILIDEDEPARH; from the coding sequence ATGAGCACGCTCCTCTACCTGATCCCCGTCGCCCTTTTCCTCGGCGGCCTGGCCCTGGTCGCCTTCCTCTGGGCGCTGCGCAGCGGCCAGTACGAAGACCTCGACGGCGCCGGCGAGCGGATCCTCATCGACGAGGACGAGCCGGCGCGCCACTGA
- the araD1 gene encoding AraD1 family protein codes for MLISQVGNPDGSITVVAREGGDARAVRCVRSAYELVQDCIRSGRADLAAHVAALGFGPAVDLDAALAEGRLLPPLTHPDPSHLHLTGTGLTHLGSAATRDAMHQKAGAAEETLTDSMKMFRMGLEGGKPANGAPGVQPEWFYKGNGANLAAPGGALTSPFFAEDGGEEPEIAGIYVIGDDGTPFRVGFALSNEFSDHLMERRNYLYLAHSKLRPASFGPEIRIGEPPADIRGVSRIRRAGEVIFEKPFLSGEENMSHSFANLEHHHFKYALFRVPGDIHVHMFGTATLSFADGVRTEVGDEFEIEAPGFGLPLRNRLALEPTPPLARVDVRAL; via the coding sequence ATGCTGATCTCGCAGGTCGGGAACCCCGACGGGTCGATCACGGTCGTTGCCCGCGAGGGTGGGGACGCGCGTGCCGTGAGGTGCGTGCGCAGCGCCTACGAGCTGGTGCAGGACTGCATCCGCTCCGGTCGCGCCGATCTCGCCGCGCATGTCGCGGCGCTCGGTTTCGGGCCGGCGGTTGACCTCGACGCCGCACTGGCGGAAGGCCGGCTTTTGCCGCCGCTGACGCATCCAGACCCATCGCACCTGCACCTGACCGGCACGGGGCTGACCCATCTCGGCTCGGCCGCCACCCGCGACGCCATGCACCAGAAGGCGGGTGCGGCCGAGGAGACGCTTACCGACTCCATGAAGATGTTCCGCATGGGCCTGGAAGGCGGCAAGCCGGCGAACGGAGCACCGGGCGTGCAGCCGGAATGGTTCTACAAGGGCAACGGCGCCAACCTCGCGGCACCTGGCGGCGCGCTCACCTCGCCCTTCTTCGCCGAGGACGGCGGCGAGGAGCCCGAGATCGCCGGCATCTACGTCATCGGCGACGACGGCACGCCCTTCCGCGTCGGCTTCGCGCTGTCGAACGAGTTCTCCGACCACCTGATGGAGCGCCGCAACTATCTCTATCTGGCGCATTCGAAGCTGCGGCCGGCCTCCTTCGGTCCGGAGATCCGCATCGGCGAACCGCCCGCCGACATCCGCGGCGTCTCGCGCATCCGCCGCGCCGGCGAGGTGATCTTCGAGAAGCCGTTCCTGTCGGGGGAGGAGAACATGTCGCATTCGTTTGCCAACCTCGAGCATCATCACTTCAAGTATGCGCTGTTCCGGGTACCCGGGGATATCCATGTCCACATGTTCGGTACCGCGACGCTGTCCTTCGCCGACGGGGTGAGGACGGAAGTAGGCGACGAGTTCGAAATCGAGGCGCCGGGCTTCGGCCTGCCGCTGCGCAACCGACTTGCCCTCGAACCCACCCCGCCGCTCGCGAGGGTGGACGTGCGCGCGCTCTGA
- the yjfF gene encoding galactofuranose ABC transporter, permease protein YjfF, protein MNPRFLPLAATVLIFALAYAICYIQFPAMLSTRVAGNLLTDNAFLGIAAVGMTFVILSGGIDLSVGSVIAFAGVFIAVMLRDTSLHPLAVFAVLLALTTLFGAAMGLIIHVLQMPPFIVTLAGMFLARGLAYVLSVDSVPISHPFYDWLQTLYWLMPGKGRLTLIGGLMLVVFAAGILLAHRTRFGANVFALGGGVQTARLMGVPVARTTVAIYALSGFLAGLSGIVFSLYTSAGYSLAAVGVELDAIAAVVIGGTLLTGGSGFVAGTLIGVLIMGLIQTYIIFDGTLSSWWTKIVIGALLLVFIVLQKALLGLADRRRAVSPGGKA, encoded by the coding sequence ATGAACCCGCGCTTCCTGCCGCTCGCCGCGACGGTGCTGATCTTCGCGCTCGCTTATGCCATCTGCTACATCCAGTTCCCGGCGATGCTCTCGACGCGGGTCGCCGGCAATCTCCTGACCGACAACGCCTTTCTCGGCATTGCGGCCGTCGGCATGACCTTCGTCATCCTGTCGGGCGGCATCGACCTCTCGGTTGGCTCGGTGATCGCCTTTGCCGGCGTGTTCATCGCGGTGATGCTGCGCGACACGAGCCTGCATCCGCTGGCGGTGTTCGCCGTTCTGCTCGCGCTCACCACCTTGTTCGGCGCGGCGATGGGCCTGATCATCCACGTGCTGCAGATGCCGCCCTTCATCGTCACGCTCGCCGGCATGTTCCTGGCCCGCGGCCTCGCCTACGTGCTCTCGGTCGATTCGGTACCGATCTCGCACCCGTTCTACGACTGGCTGCAGACGCTCTACTGGCTCATGCCGGGCAAGGGCCGACTGACGCTGATCGGCGGCCTGATGCTCGTCGTCTTCGCCGCCGGCATCCTTCTTGCCCATCGCACCCGCTTCGGCGCCAACGTTTTCGCGCTCGGCGGCGGGGTACAGACGGCGCGGCTGATGGGCGTGCCGGTGGCGCGCACGACCGTCGCCATCTACGCACTGTCAGGGTTTCTCGCGGGGCTGTCGGGAATCGTTTTTTCCCTCTACACCTCGGCCGGCTATTCGCTGGCGGCGGTGGGCGTCGAGCTCGACGCAATCGCGGCCGTCGTCATCGGGGGGACGCTGCTGACGGGCGGCAGCGGCTTCGTCGCTGGCACTCTCATAGGCGTGTTGATCATGGGGCTGATCCAGACCTACATCATCTTCGACGGCACCTTGTCCAGCTGGTGGACGAAGATCGTCATCGGAGCGCTGCTGCTCGTCTTCATCGTGCTGCAAAAGGCCCTGCTCGGTCTTGCCGACCGGCGCCGCGCCGTCAGTCCCGGCGGAAAGGCCTGA
- the ytfQ gene encoding galactofuranose ABC transporter, galactofuranose-binding protein YtfQ — MFAKTLLGASLLASMTILSSAALAQTIGFSQIGSESGWRAAETTLTKQEAEKRGIDLKFSDAQQKQENQIKALRSFIAQGVDAILVAPVVATGWDAVLKEAKEAEIPVILLDRMVDSDKDLYLTAVGSDLVHEGSVAGKWLVDTVAGKDCNVVELQGTTGSSPAIDRKKGFEQGIADAANIKIIRSQTGDFTRAKGKEVMESFLKAENGGKNICALYAHNDDMAVGAIQAIKEAGLKPGTDILVVSIDAVPDIFQAMAAGEANATVELTPNMAGPAFDALKAYKDNGTMPPKFIQTESKLYTQKDDPAKEYEARKGLGY, encoded by the coding sequence ATGTTTGCCAAGACACTTCTTGGCGCGAGCCTGCTCGCGTCCATGACCATTCTGTCGTCCGCCGCGCTGGCGCAGACGATCGGCTTCTCGCAGATCGGCTCCGAGTCCGGCTGGCGCGCCGCCGAAACCACGCTGACCAAGCAGGAAGCCGAGAAACGCGGCATCGACCTGAAGTTCTCCGATGCGCAGCAGAAGCAGGAGAACCAGATCAAGGCGCTGCGCAGCTTCATCGCGCAGGGCGTCGACGCCATCCTCGTTGCACCGGTCGTCGCCACGGGCTGGGACGCCGTCCTCAAGGAGGCCAAGGAGGCCGAGATCCCGGTCATCCTGCTCGACCGCATGGTCGATTCCGACAAGGACCTCTACCTGACCGCCGTCGGTTCGGACCTCGTCCATGAAGGCTCGGTCGCCGGCAAGTGGCTGGTGGACACCGTCGCGGGCAAGGACTGCAACGTGGTCGAGTTGCAGGGCACGACCGGCTCGTCGCCGGCCATCGACCGCAAGAAGGGCTTCGAACAGGGCATCGCGGATGCCGCCAACATCAAGATCATCCGCAGCCAGACCGGCGACTTTACCCGCGCCAAGGGCAAGGAGGTGATGGAAAGCTTCCTCAAGGCGGAGAACGGCGGCAAGAACATCTGCGCGCTCTACGCCCACAACGACGACATGGCCGTCGGCGCGATCCAGGCGATCAAGGAAGCCGGCCTCAAGCCCGGCACCGACATCCTCGTCGTGTCGATCGACGCCGTGCCGGACATCTTCCAGGCAATGGCCGCCGGCGAGGCGAACGCCACCGTCGAGCTGACGCCCAACATGGCCGGCCCTGCCTTCGACGCGCTCAAGGCCTACAAGGACAACGGCACGATGCCGCCGAAGTTCATCCAGACCGAGTCCAAGCTCTACACCCAGAAGGACGACCCGGCGAAGGAATACGAGGCCAGGAAGGGCCTGGGCTACTGA
- a CDS encoding ABC transporter permease has translation MNGTLARFGRRVAPQLVTLAVVVAMIGIVFPGFFDISFANGRLYGSPIDILNRGAPVALLAIGMTLVIATGGIDLSVGAVMAICGAIAASCITQGYGLPATLLIALGAGLLCGLWNGLLVAVLGIQPIVATLILMVAGRGIAQLITEGMILTFNHAGLASLGSGSLLWLPTPVVIWICAGILATLIVRRTALGMLIEAVGINRRASMLAGVNARLLIVTAYMVSGLCAAMAGIIVAADIRGADANNAGLFLELDAILAVVVGGTSLLGGHFSLIASLIGAMIIQAVNTGILVAGFPPEFNLVIKACIVLAILVLQSPALQGAALLFAHRGDRR, from the coding sequence ATGAACGGGACGCTCGCGCGTTTCGGACGGCGGGTCGCGCCGCAGCTCGTGACGTTGGCCGTCGTGGTGGCGATGATCGGCATCGTCTTCCCCGGCTTCTTCGACATCTCCTTCGCCAACGGCCGTCTCTACGGCAGCCCGATCGACATTCTCAACCGCGGCGCGCCGGTGGCGCTGCTCGCCATCGGCATGACGCTGGTCATCGCCACCGGCGGCATCGACCTCTCCGTCGGCGCGGTGATGGCGATCTGCGGCGCGATTGCAGCGAGCTGCATCACACAGGGCTACGGCCTGCCCGCGACGCTGCTGATCGCGCTGGGTGCGGGCCTACTGTGCGGCCTGTGGAACGGGCTGCTGGTGGCGGTGCTCGGCATCCAGCCGATCGTGGCGACGCTGATCCTGATGGTGGCCGGGCGCGGCATCGCGCAGCTGATCACCGAGGGCATGATTCTCACCTTCAACCATGCCGGCCTCGCCTCGCTCGGTTCGGGCAGCTTGCTCTGGCTGCCGACGCCGGTGGTGATCTGGATCTGCGCCGGCATCCTCGCGACGCTGATCGTGCGGCGCACCGCACTCGGCATGCTGATCGAGGCCGTCGGCATCAACCGGCGCGCCTCGATGCTCGCCGGCGTGAATGCGAGACTGCTGATCGTCACCGCCTACATGGTCTCGGGCCTGTGCGCGGCGATGGCCGGCATCATCGTCGCCGCCGACATCCGCGGCGCCGACGCCAACAATGCGGGCCTCTTCCTTGAGCTCGATGCGATCCTCGCGGTCGTGGTCGGCGGCACGTCGCTGCTCGGCGGCCACTTCTCGCTGATCGCCTCGCTGATCGGGGCGATGATCATCCAGGCGGTCAACACCGGCATCCTGGTCGCGGGCTTCCCGCCCGAGTTCAACCTCGTCATCAAGGCATGCATCGTGCTCGCGATCCTCGTGCTCCAGTCGCCGGCACTGCAGGGCGCCGCACTTCTGTTCGCCCACAGGGGAGACAGGAGATGA
- a CDS encoding sugar ABC transporter ATP-binding protein, with translation MTVVPSQSRPLLAAVGLSKTFPGTRALDGVDFDLRAGEVHALLGENGAGKSTLIKCLTGAYRRDGGDILLDGASIDPRDTQEAQRLGIGTVYQEVNLLPNLTVADNLLLGRQPLGFGFVSRRETNRAAREMLARYGLTIDVSRSLDSYSVAVQQIIAIARAVSLSGKVLILDEPTASLDRDEVRMLFDGVRSLRAEGLGIVFISHFLDQVFDISDRITVLRNGKLVGVRDAATLDRTQLINMMLGRELSEETRDRGRSGLDYAAPPRISFKGTGRAGVIAPFDLSVHRGEVVGVAGLLGSGRTETAELMFAAAPRDGGTVTKDGKPLKLASPRDAIAAGFGFSPEDRKTSGIIGDMSVRENIVLALQARQGWMRPVPLRRQREMADDYIRKLDIRTPDAEKPIGQLSGGNQQKALLARWLATNPDFLILDEPTRGIDVGAHAEIIRMIEDLCAGGMSLLVISSELDELVTYSHRVIVVRDRVHVAELVGEEITTDSIVAAIAKPSPSPEAGA, from the coding sequence ATGACCGTGGTCCCAAGCCAGAGCCGGCCGCTGCTCGCCGCAGTCGGCCTCAGCAAGACATTTCCCGGCACGCGGGCGCTGGACGGGGTCGACTTCGACCTCAGGGCGGGCGAGGTGCATGCGCTGCTCGGCGAGAACGGCGCCGGCAAGTCCACACTCATCAAGTGCCTGACGGGCGCCTATCGCCGCGACGGCGGCGACATCCTGCTCGACGGAGCGTCGATCGATCCGCGCGATACGCAGGAAGCGCAGCGGCTCGGCATCGGCACGGTCTACCAGGAGGTCAATCTCCTGCCCAACCTCACCGTCGCGGACAATCTTTTGCTGGGCCGCCAGCCGCTAGGGTTCGGCTTTGTCTCGCGCCGCGAGACCAACCGGGCGGCGCGCGAGATGCTGGCCCGCTACGGGCTCACGATCGACGTCTCGCGCTCTCTCGACAGCTATTCGGTGGCCGTGCAGCAGATCATCGCCATTGCGCGCGCCGTGTCGCTCTCGGGCAAGGTGCTGATCCTCGACGAGCCGACGGCCAGCCTCGACCGCGACGAGGTGCGGATGCTCTTCGACGGCGTGCGCTCCCTGCGCGCCGAGGGACTCGGCATCGTGTTCATCTCGCATTTCCTCGACCAGGTGTTCGACATCTCCGACCGCATCACCGTGCTGCGCAACGGCAAGCTGGTTGGCGTGCGCGACGCGGCGACGCTGGACCGGACGCAGCTGATCAACATGATGCTCGGGCGCGAGCTCTCGGAGGAAACCCGCGACCGCGGCCGAAGCGGCCTCGACTATGCCGCACCGCCGCGCATCTCCTTCAAGGGCACCGGCCGCGCCGGCGTGATCGCGCCCTTCGACCTTTCCGTCCATCGCGGCGAGGTGGTGGGCGTCGCCGGCCTGCTCGGATCCGGCCGCACCGAAACGGCCGAGCTCATGTTCGCCGCTGCCCCTCGCGACGGCGGTACCGTAACCAAGGATGGCAAGCCGCTGAAGCTCGCCTCCCCGCGCGATGCGATCGCGGCTGGCTTCGGCTTCTCGCCGGAAGACCGCAAGACCAGCGGCATCATCGGCGACATGAGCGTGCGCGAGAACATCGTGCTGGCATTGCAGGCTCGCCAGGGCTGGATGCGGCCCGTCCCGCTGCGCCGCCAGCGCGAGATGGCCGACGACTACATCCGCAAGCTCGACATCCGCACGCCCGACGCCGAAAAGCCGATCGGGCAATTGTCCGGCGGCAACCAGCAGAAGGCGCTGCTCGCCCGCTGGCTCGCCACCAATCCCGACTTCCTGATCCTGGACGAGCCGACGCGCGGCATCGACGTCGGCGCGCATGCCGAGATCATTCGCATGATCGAGGACCTGTGCGCCGGCGGCATGTCGCTGCTCGTCATCTCCTCCGAGCTCGACGAGCTCGTCACCTACAGCCACCGCGTGATCGTGGTGCGCGATCGCGTGCACGTCGCCGAACTCGTCGGCGAGGAGATTACCACTGACAGCATCGTCGCGGCCATCGCCAAGCCGTCGCCCAGCCCGGAGGCAGGCGCATGA
- a CDS encoding cation-translocating P-type ATPase, translated as MSCCAPGAEFDATQAAIPSDEELLLASRSLGNGDRQIELSVPAVHCAACIQTIEGALGRLPGVEAARVNLSTKRVSVKWHDGALPPITSTLTRLGYAPNLFDEAMAGKDGTLSELIRAVAVSGFAAGNIMLLSVSVWSGAEGATRDLFHWVSALIALPALFFAGRIYYRSAWSALRHGRMNMDVPIAIGVTLAYAMSLYETINHGHYAYFDASVTLLFFLLIGRTLDHVMRDRAREAVIGLARLAPRGALVISEDGVRDYRPVEEIRPGQRLLVAAGERIPVDARVIDGRSDLDRSLVTGESAPVQAAPGAVVQAGTLNLTGPLTLEATAAASGSFLAEMIRMLEAAEGGRARYRRIAERVSALYAPVVHLTAFATFLGWMVYGGDWHQALTIAIAVLIITCPCALGLAVPIVQVVAARRLFEAGVMVKDGSGMERLAEADAVVFDKTGTLTLGRPRLVGTEDIAPALLSTAAALAAYSRHPLSQAIAATGTDAGAPSFSDVAELPGLGVEGSAGGHVWRLGRAAWAADASGDGTVLSRDGKAVAEFTFEDRLRPGALDAVAAVATEIGPVEMLSGDGEAACARVASALGIESFRSGMLPADKVARLTALAQRGHKVLMVGDGLNDAPALGAAHVSMAPASAADVGRNAADFVFLRDGLEAVPVARDVAVRAGRLIRQNIAIAIVYNAFAVPIAILGYVTPLIAAIAMSASSIIVIANALRLAPLPGRKARQEDARPDLVIRATRPA; from the coding sequence ATGAGCTGCTGCGCCCCGGGCGCCGAGTTCGACGCCACCCAGGCCGCGATCCCGTCCGACGAGGAGCTGCTGCTCGCCTCGCGCAGCCTCGGCAATGGCGACCGGCAGATCGAACTGTCCGTGCCCGCCGTCCACTGCGCCGCCTGCATCCAGACCATCGAAGGCGCGCTCGGCCGCCTGCCCGGCGTCGAGGCCGCGCGCGTCAACCTGTCGACCAAGCGCGTCTCGGTGAAGTGGCATGACGGCGCGCTGCCCCCGATCACCTCGACGCTCACCCGGCTCGGCTACGCGCCGAACCTGTTCGACGAGGCGATGGCCGGCAAGGACGGCACGCTCTCCGAGCTCATCCGCGCCGTCGCCGTCTCCGGCTTCGCCGCCGGCAACATCATGCTGCTCTCCGTCTCCGTCTGGTCGGGCGCGGAAGGTGCGACGCGCGACCTGTTCCACTGGGTCTCGGCGCTGATCGCCCTGCCGGCGCTGTTCTTCGCCGGCCGCATCTACTACCGCTCCGCCTGGAGCGCCTTGCGGCATGGCCGGATGAACATGGACGTGCCGATCGCCATCGGCGTCACCCTCGCTTATGCGATGAGCCTCTACGAGACGATCAACCATGGCCACTACGCCTATTTCGACGCCTCGGTGACGCTGCTGTTCTTCCTTTTGATCGGCCGCACGCTCGACCACGTGATGCGCGACCGCGCCCGCGAGGCGGTGATCGGCCTCGCCCGGCTCGCGCCCCGCGGCGCGCTGGTGATCTCGGAAGACGGCGTCCGCGATTATCGCCCGGTCGAGGAGATCCGCCCCGGCCAGCGCCTGCTGGTGGCGGCCGGCGAGCGCATCCCGGTCGACGCCCGCGTCATCGACGGCCGCTCCGACCTCGACCGCTCGCTGGTGACGGGTGAGAGCGCGCCGGTCCAGGCCGCTCCCGGCGCAGTTGTCCAGGCCGGCACGCTCAACCTCACCGGCCCGCTGACGCTGGAGGCGACCGCGGCCGCCTCCGGCTCGTTCCTGGCCGAGATGATCCGCATGCTGGAGGCCGCCGAGGGCGGCCGCGCCCGCTACCGGCGTATCGCCGAGCGCGTCTCCGCGCTCTACGCGCCGGTGGTCCACCTCACCGCCTTCGCTACCTTCCTCGGCTGGATGGTTTATGGCGGCGACTGGCACCAGGCGCTCACCATCGCCATTGCCGTCCTCATCATCACCTGCCCCTGCGCGCTCGGTCTCGCCGTGCCGATCGTCCAGGTGGTCGCGGCGCGGCGGCTGTTCGAGGCCGGCGTCATGGTCAAGGACGGCTCCGGCATGGAACGCCTCGCGGAAGCCGACGCCGTTGTCTTCGACAAGACCGGCACGCTGACGCTCGGCCGCCCGAGGCTCGTCGGCACAGAGGACATCGCCCCTGCGCTCCTCTCCACAGCCGCTGCACTCGCCGCCTATTCGCGCCACCCGCTCTCGCAGGCGATCGCCGCGACGGGAACCGACGCCGGCGCACCGTCCTTCTCGGACGTCGCCGAACTGCCCGGCCTTGGTGTCGAGGGCAGCGCCGGCGGTCATGTCTGGCGGCTCGGCCGCGCCGCCTGGGCGGCCGATGCCTCGGGCGACGGCACGGTCCTTTCGCGCGACGGCAAGGCGGTCGCCGAATTCACCTTCGAGGACCGGCTCAGGCCCGGTGCTCTGGACGCGGTCGCAGCCGTCGCGACGGAGATCGGCCCGGTCGAGATGCTCTCCGGCGACGGCGAGGCTGCCTGCGCGCGCGTCGCCTCGGCCCTCGGCATCGAGAGCTTCCGGTCCGGCATGCTGCCCGCCGACAAGGTCGCGCGGCTCACCGCCCTCGCCCAGCGAGGCCACAAGGTGCTGATGGTCGGCGACGGGCTGAACGACGCGCCGGCGCTGGGCGCGGCGCACGTCTCGATGGCGCCGGCGAGTGCCGCCGACGTTGGTCGCAACGCCGCCGACTTCGTCTTCCTGCGCGACGGGCTGGAGGCGGTGCCGGTGGCGCGCGACGTGGCGGTCAGGGCCGGACGGCTCATCCGCCAGAACATCGCGATCGCCATCGTCTACAACGCCTTCGCCGTGCCGATCGCGATCCTCGGCTACGTCACGCCGCTGATCGCCGCCATCGCCATGTCCGCCTCGTCGATCATCGTCATCGCCAACGCGCTGCGCCTCGCGCCCCTCCCAGGCCGCAAGGCACGGCAGGAGGACGCCCGTCCGGACCTGGTCATCCGGGCAACGAGACCCGCATGA
- a CDS encoding Gfo/Idh/MocA family protein, translating to MDQRMKVALVGIGKIALDQHVPAIAASADWRLAATCSRNGSVEHVQAFTDFAALLDARPDIKVVSLCLPPVPRFDYAAMALEAGRHVMLEKPPGATLAEVHALQAMAEAKGLTLFATWHSRMAHAVAPAKAWLAGRAVSRAHITWREDVRKWHPGQDWVFEPGGMGVFDPGINALSILTEILPKPVHLTGAELEFPANRDTPIAARLSFSGNVTADFDWRQEGPQTWDIEVETDGGRLALRMGGNVLEIDGKATAGENTIMGEYPALYARMAELVRQGRSDVDLAPMVHVADALTLGRRIAVDAFEF from the coding sequence ATGGACCAGCGCATGAAGGTCGCCCTTGTCGGCATCGGCAAGATCGCGCTCGATCAGCACGTGCCGGCGATCGCCGCATCCGCGGACTGGAGACTCGCTGCGACCTGCTCGCGCAACGGCTCGGTCGAGCATGTGCAGGCCTTCACCGATTTCGCCGCGCTGCTCGATGCGAGACCTGATATCAAGGTCGTCTCCTTGTGCCTGCCGCCGGTGCCGCGCTTCGACTATGCGGCGATGGCGCTGGAGGCCGGTCGGCACGTGATGCTGGAGAAGCCGCCGGGCGCGACGCTGGCCGAAGTGCATGCGCTGCAGGCGATGGCCGAAGCGAAGGGGCTGACGCTCTTCGCCACCTGGCACTCGCGCATGGCGCATGCGGTGGCGCCGGCGAAGGCGTGGCTGGCGGGCAGGGCGGTTTCCCGGGCGCACATCACCTGGCGCGAGGACGTGCGCAAGTGGCATCCCGGCCAGGACTGGGTGTTCGAGCCGGGCGGCATGGGCGTGTTCGATCCCGGCATCAATGCGCTGTCGATCCTGACCGAGATCCTGCCGAAGCCGGTTCACCTGACGGGGGCGGAGCTGGAGTTCCCCGCCAACCGCGACACGCCGATTGCGGCAAGGCTCAGCTTCTCCGGCAACGTCACTGCCGATTTCGACTGGCGCCAGGAAGGTCCGCAGACCTGGGACATCGAGGTCGAGACGGACGGCGGACGCCTCGCGCTGCGCATGGGCGGCAATGTGCTGGAGATCGACGGCAAGGCGACGGCGGGCGAGAACACCATCATGGGCGAGTATCCGGCGCTCTATGCGCGGATGGCCGAACTTGTGCGGCAGGGCCGCTCCGACGTCGACCTCGCGCCGATGGTGCATGTCGCCGACGCGCTGACGCTCGGCCGGCGGATCGCCGTCGATGCTTTCGAGTTCTGA